One window of Chloroflexus aggregans DSM 9485 genomic DNA carries:
- a CDS encoding class I SAM-dependent methyltransferase, with amino-acid sequence MNLYDPFARYYDADFRHFHDDIPFYREWARRTGDPILELMCGTGRVLLPLAAAGYRLTGVDLSPAMLAIARERLAAEGLTDQVTLIEADVRQMVLPENHFTLAFVAVNSFMHLTTIEDQLATLAAVRRTLTRKGILIIDLFNPDPLTITREDGRLQLERSYELDGCRVQKFVVIESDPAEQISHVTFIYDETAGDGVVTRRTMQFTMRWLYRFELEHLLARAGFTLRAVYGSYDLEPYTTASPRLIAVAAPRR; translated from the coding sequence ATGAATTTATACGACCCATTTGCCCGTTATTACGATGCTGACTTTCGTCATTTTCACGACGACATCCCCTTTTATCGTGAGTGGGCGCGTCGTACCGGTGATCCGATTCTCGAGCTGATGTGTGGCACCGGGCGGGTGTTACTGCCGTTGGCCGCAGCCGGTTATCGTCTCACCGGTGTTGATCTTTCGCCGGCGATGTTGGCGATTGCACGCGAACGGCTGGCTGCCGAGGGCTTGACCGATCAGGTGACACTCATCGAAGCTGATGTGCGCCAGATGGTGTTACCTGAAAACCATTTTACGCTCGCTTTTGTAGCAGTCAATTCATTTATGCATTTAACAACAATTGAAGATCAACTTGCCACCTTGGCAGCGGTACGTCGAACACTGACCCGTAAAGGGATACTGATTATCGACCTCTTCAATCCCGATCCGTTAACGATAACTCGTGAAGATGGTCGCCTGCAACTGGAACGGAGCTATGAACTCGATGGTTGCCGTGTCCAGAAGTTTGTCGTGATCGAGAGTGATCCCGCCGAACAGATTAGCCACGTGACCTTTATCTACGACGAGACTGCCGGCGATGGGGTGGTCACCCGACGCACAATGCAATTTACGATGCGTTGGCTGTACCGCTTCGAGCTAGAGCATTTACTAGCGCGAGCGGGGTTTACGCTACGTGCAGTCTACGGTAGTTACGATTTAGAGCCGTATACGACGGCAAGCCCGCGCTTGATCGCGGTCGCTGCACCGCGTCGCTGA
- a CDS encoding metal-dependent transcriptional regulator, translated as MNNSHSVAPLRRRQTSTAGEPTAKEREYLEVIYYLAARNEPVIAARLARWMKVQPPTVTHIVARLLEKGFIERNAHGEITLTPTGLKLAEEMVRRHRILERFLVDVMGLPWHLIHEEAVRLEHALSPVMEERIMALVGHATTCPHGNPIPGQCDVYAGAARLDTTQAGQSFMIRRIAEEAEEETPIVAFLEANGLVPGAEFVIADNIPSIGVTLQRPGLSITVPAHIAELIWGDIAG; from the coding sequence ATGAATAATTCCCACTCTGTTGCACCATTACGTCGTCGGCAGACGAGCACTGCCGGCGAACCAACCGCGAAAGAACGCGAATACCTTGAGGTCATTTACTATCTCGCTGCGCGTAACGAACCGGTCATTGCGGCTCGTTTGGCGCGCTGGATGAAGGTGCAGCCGCCAACGGTTACCCATATTGTTGCCCGCCTGCTTGAAAAAGGATTCATTGAACGCAATGCCCATGGCGAGATTACCCTGACCCCTACCGGTCTCAAACTAGCCGAAGAGATGGTACGTCGGCATCGAATCCTCGAACGATTCCTCGTTGATGTTATGGGATTACCGTGGCACCTGATTCACGAGGAAGCAGTGCGACTCGAGCACGCTCTTTCGCCGGTGATGGAAGAACGCATTATGGCACTGGTTGGGCATGCCACGACGTGTCCGCACGGTAATCCGATTCCCGGCCAGTGTGATGTCTACGCCGGCGCGGCCCGGCTCGACACGACCCAAGCCGGGCAGTCATTTATGATTCGGCGCATTGCCGAAGAGGCTGAGGAAGAGACACCGATTGTCGCCTTTCTCGAAGCGAATGGGTTGGTACCGGGGGCCGAATTCGTCATTGCCGATAATATCCCCTCTATCGGTGTGACGTTGCAACGACCGGGTTTGTCGATTACCGTACCGGCTCATATCGCCGAACTGATTTGGGGAGACATCGCCGGTTAG
- a CDS encoding adenylate/guanylate cyclase domain-containing protein has protein sequence MARITVTIHGEQRSFPVTEQGITIGRQLDNEIVLNHAIVSRKHARIELRGRRAWVIDLNSRNGVTVNRLRVKEELLNDGDVIGIGPFELIFEDRAAQSIVLDDNRYFPVTSESQSVAAHALQLQPSDLQAFYQISMRINQALDYRELLDLVMEEIIRLVPAQRGFLLLRKGDELVPRVILPPSTGDVVIAGSIVRKAIERGEAVLTHDARLEFAGSKSIIAANIRSALCAPLLTQVGAIGVILLDSPGREQFTARDRDLVVAIANLAAVAIERARLTEELRVQGQVRQNLERFLSPNVAHALARYVAQHGKLWEAQEQIVTVLFADVKGFTSLSERLSPREVQDLLNEYLHEMTEVIFRYNGTVDKYIGDGIMAIFGAPRLPDDSPDEQHALRAVAAAVEMLQAQQRLVSRLEPDKAFTIRIGVNTGPAYTGFFGTRHRLEYTAIGDTVNTASRLETAAEPGTVFIGEDTARLVRDQFDLQEMGELQLKGKQQRVRAYKVLGPRAKPDGAATIVYTGP, from the coding sequence ATGGCACGGATTACGGTCACCATCCACGGCGAGCAACGCTCGTTCCCAGTTACCGAGCAGGGTATCACCATTGGCCGTCAACTCGATAATGAAATTGTGCTGAACCATGCGATTGTTTCGCGGAAGCATGCCCGTATCGAGCTGCGTGGTCGGCGGGCTTGGGTCATCGACTTGAACAGTCGCAATGGCGTGACGGTCAACCGCTTGCGGGTGAAAGAAGAGCTGCTCAACGATGGTGATGTTATCGGGATCGGCCCTTTTGAGCTGATCTTTGAAGACCGTGCCGCCCAGAGTATCGTACTCGACGATAATCGCTACTTCCCTGTTACCTCGGAGTCGCAATCGGTTGCGGCCCACGCCCTCCAATTACAGCCATCTGATCTGCAAGCGTTTTATCAGATCAGTATGCGGATCAATCAAGCCCTCGATTACCGCGAGCTGCTCGATTTGGTGATGGAGGAGATTATCCGGTTGGTACCGGCACAACGTGGGTTTTTGCTGCTGCGTAAAGGCGATGAGTTAGTACCGCGCGTGATTTTGCCGCCCAGTACCGGTGATGTGGTGATTGCCGGCAGTATTGTGCGCAAAGCCATCGAGCGTGGTGAAGCCGTGCTGACCCACGATGCGCGCCTCGAATTTGCCGGTTCCAAGAGTATTATCGCCGCTAACATCCGCTCGGCACTCTGTGCGCCCTTATTGACCCAAGTCGGTGCGATTGGGGTGATCTTGCTCGATTCACCCGGTCGTGAGCAGTTTACGGCGCGCGACCGCGATCTCGTGGTGGCAATCGCCAATCTCGCAGCAGTCGCAATCGAGCGGGCACGCCTTACCGAGGAGCTGCGCGTGCAGGGCCAGGTACGACAAAACCTCGAACGCTTCCTTTCGCCAAACGTAGCCCACGCTCTGGCACGCTACGTTGCCCAACACGGAAAGCTATGGGAAGCACAAGAGCAGATCGTTACCGTTCTTTTTGCCGATGTGAAAGGCTTTACCTCCCTCTCCGAACGGTTGTCGCCGCGCGAGGTGCAAGATTTGCTCAATGAGTATTTGCACGAAATGACCGAGGTGATTTTCCGTTACAATGGCACCGTCGATAAGTATATCGGCGATGGGATTATGGCTATCTTTGGTGCGCCGCGCTTGCCCGATGACTCGCCCGATGAGCAGCACGCCTTGCGCGCTGTGGCTGCGGCTGTGGAGATGTTGCAAGCCCAACAACGATTGGTCAGTCGCCTCGAACCTGATAAGGCGTTCACCATTCGGATAGGCGTCAATACCGGACCGGCGTATACCGGCTTTTTCGGCACACGTCACCGGTTGGAATACACGGCCATCGGCGATACCGTCAATACTGCGTCACGGCTGGAGACGGCTGCCGAACCGGGGACGGTGTTTATCGGTGAAGATACGGCCCGCCTGGTCCGCGATCAGTTTGACTTGCAAGAGATGGGGGAGCTACAGTTGAAGGGTAAGCAACAGCGAGTGCGAGCGTATAAAGTGCTTGGCCCACGTGCTAAACCCGATGGGGCGGCAACGATCGTGTACACCGGCCCCTGA
- the rnhA gene encoding ribonuclease HI — translation MSNNKQYYLVIRGHRPGVYRQWHGEEGAAKQVQGFSNALYKGFATLADAKAWVATLPESERLSAEAWLAEQLDHEPEAAVSPDTVVMYTDGSALGNPGPGGYGVVLRYNQHYKELSGGFRRTTNNRMELMACIAGLRALKRPMRVVIYSDSKYVVDAVQEGWVQRWQAKNWMRTSTEPAQNADLWAELVQLCTIHQVQFVWVPGHSGVPDNERCHQLATAAAQQPNLPPDIGFEQADEQKP, via the coding sequence ATGAGTAACAACAAACAATACTATCTCGTGATACGCGGACACCGACCAGGCGTATATCGCCAATGGCATGGGGAGGAAGGTGCGGCGAAACAAGTACAAGGTTTTTCCAACGCGCTCTATAAAGGGTTTGCTACCCTTGCTGACGCGAAAGCATGGGTTGCTACGTTGCCGGAATCAGAGCGATTGTCGGCGGAGGCGTGGTTAGCCGAACAGCTCGATCATGAACCGGAAGCGGCGGTATCGCCTGATACTGTGGTCATGTATACTGACGGAAGTGCGCTCGGCAATCCGGGTCCGGGTGGATACGGGGTGGTATTACGCTACAATCAGCATTACAAAGAGCTGTCCGGCGGATTTCGGCGTACCACCAACAATCGGATGGAACTGATGGCGTGTATTGCCGGGCTACGCGCACTCAAACGACCGATGCGGGTTGTCATCTACAGTGACTCGAAGTATGTGGTGGACGCAGTACAAGAAGGGTGGGTGCAGCGTTGGCAAGCCAAGAATTGGATGCGTACCTCCACCGAACCGGCGCAGAATGCCGATCTGTGGGCCGAACTGGTACAGCTATGTACGATCCATCAGGTACAATTCGTGTGGGTACCGGGCCACAGCGGGGTGCCCGATAACGAGCGGTGTCATCAGTTAGCTACTGCAGCAGCCCAACAGCCCAATCTGCCACCCGACATCGGCTTTGAGCAAGCCGACGAGCAGAAACCATAA
- a CDS encoding sensor histidine kinase has product MAGEEVQQQITTAIQTYREEIDRIRRELNEVESLLRQGMAEVDKLSMRETSIANRVRDLDVNLERYEKTDIKTFYTTLIEVQMRLQTMRAQVEQLQTRRETLRDRQSLIGEFVELLEAAAAQLERSAKIVDLPFDPQTMIANIIQSQESERLRISLQMHDGPAQAMSNLVLRAEICQRLLDRDLDQARAELVALKNAVNNTLQETRKFIFDLRPMTLDDLGLVPTLRRYVAQISEKHKIDLNLMIQNLDQRLPGHYEVTIFRFIQEAINNVVRHSGATQARIMLDNSDNTLHILIEDNGSGFAVQDAIASAGTRKNMGLANMRQQIEVLLQGEFGIESTIGRGTRVAATIPLP; this is encoded by the coding sequence GTGGCAGGCGAAGAAGTTCAACAGCAGATCACTACAGCAATCCAAACGTACCGCGAAGAGATCGACCGCATTCGCCGTGAGCTTAACGAGGTTGAATCGTTGCTGCGACAAGGCATGGCTGAAGTCGACAAACTCTCGATGCGCGAAACTTCGATTGCCAATCGCGTGCGCGATCTCGATGTCAATCTCGAACGGTACGAGAAGACCGATATCAAGACGTTTTATACCACATTGATCGAAGTGCAAATGCGCTTACAAACCATGCGGGCCCAGGTCGAGCAACTCCAAACGCGCCGCGAGACGTTACGGGACCGCCAGAGTTTAATCGGTGAGTTCGTTGAATTGCTCGAAGCAGCGGCGGCGCAATTGGAGCGCAGTGCCAAGATCGTCGATCTGCCGTTCGATCCACAGACCATGATCGCCAACATCATCCAATCGCAAGAGAGCGAACGGTTACGCATTTCCCTGCAAATGCACGACGGCCCGGCGCAGGCAATGAGTAACCTCGTGTTGCGGGCCGAAATTTGCCAACGTCTCCTCGATCGCGATCTCGATCAAGCTCGCGCCGAATTAGTAGCGCTGAAGAATGCCGTCAATAACACGTTACAAGAGACGCGCAAATTCATCTTCGATCTGCGGCCAATGACCCTCGACGACCTTGGGCTAGTTCCAACCCTACGTCGCTACGTTGCGCAAATCTCCGAGAAACACAAGATCGATCTAAACTTGATGATACAAAATCTTGATCAACGCCTGCCCGGTCACTACGAAGTGACGATCTTCCGCTTCATTCAAGAAGCGATTAATAACGTAGTGCGCCATTCCGGGGCGACCCAAGCCCGGATCATGCTCGATAACAGCGATAATACCTTGCACATCCTGATTGAGGATAACGGCAGTGGCTTTGCCGTGCAAGACGCGATTGCCAGCGCTGGCACGCGCAAGAATATGGGTTTGGCCAACATGCGCCAGCAGATCGAGGTCTTGCTCCAAGGCGAGTTCGGCATCGAGAGCACGATCGGGCGGGGAACGCGGGTCGCAGCGACGATTCCGTTGCCGTAA
- the ricT gene encoding PSP1 domain-containing protein, translating into MPTVVGIRFKDSGKIYYFDPGDLDLKIGEPVIVETVRGLELAKVALERRDVSEDAIVGELKPVVRRAEADDLARMAELQQYHDEALARCAEKVKEHGLPMKLVKAEYSFDGSRLTFYFTADQRVDFRQLVRDLARTFKTRIELRQIGPRDEAKMLGGIGPCGRILCCTSFLPDYARVSIKMAKDQDLPLNPSKISGVCGRLLCCLAYEHEQYLEMRSQLPKRGTWVVTPDGPGEVVGQNVLKQQILVQLASSGMIETYDLPQITLATEQVIALARERAAEGITPARPTKTERGERRMLRDEIDAFAWNDDLSLLEDEEPSVGLTIPVLPPPLESNRDPEQKPAAQPRVRQRNRNDGKEAPAKQAPAKQKQPPAAKAKSPTAPSPAKQPTSESPSASTDAKRRRRRRNTGK; encoded by the coding sequence ATGCCTACGGTCGTTGGCATTCGCTTTAAAGATAGTGGTAAGATCTACTACTTTGATCCTGGTGATCTTGACCTGAAGATAGGCGAGCCGGTTATTGTCGAGACAGTTCGCGGCCTAGAACTGGCGAAAGTAGCCCTCGAACGACGTGACGTGAGTGAAGATGCGATCGTCGGTGAGCTGAAACCGGTGGTACGACGTGCTGAAGCTGACGATTTGGCGCGGATGGCTGAGTTGCAGCAGTACCACGATGAGGCGCTAGCCCGTTGCGCTGAGAAGGTGAAAGAGCACGGTCTGCCGATGAAGTTGGTCAAGGCCGAATATTCATTCGATGGCTCGCGGCTAACGTTTTACTTTACCGCCGATCAGCGAGTCGATTTTCGCCAATTAGTGCGCGACTTAGCCCGCACGTTTAAAACGCGGATCGAACTGCGCCAGATCGGGCCGCGCGATGAGGCAAAGATGCTCGGCGGCATCGGTCCCTGTGGTCGGATTCTCTGTTGTACCTCATTCTTGCCCGATTATGCGCGGGTCTCGATCAAGATGGCAAAAGACCAAGACCTGCCTCTCAATCCGAGCAAAATTAGTGGTGTCTGCGGTCGCTTGCTCTGCTGTCTTGCGTATGAACACGAACAGTACCTTGAGATGCGCAGCCAGTTGCCCAAACGTGGGACGTGGGTAGTCACGCCAGACGGGCCGGGCGAAGTCGTTGGGCAGAACGTGCTGAAACAGCAAATACTGGTGCAGTTGGCCAGTAGCGGGATGATCGAAACCTACGATCTACCGCAGATCACCCTTGCGACCGAACAGGTGATTGCGTTGGCCAGAGAACGGGCGGCAGAAGGTATTACCCCGGCGCGTCCGACGAAAACTGAACGTGGCGAACGCCGTATGCTGCGCGATGAGATCGATGCTTTCGCATGGAATGATGATCTCAGTCTGCTAGAAGATGAAGAACCTTCGGTAGGGTTGACGATACCGGTGTTACCGCCACCGCTAGAATCAAACCGTGACCCAGAGCAGAAACCGGCAGCGCAGCCACGTGTGCGTCAACGGAATAGGAACGACGGAAAAGAGGCACCGGCCAAGCAGGCGCCGGCGAAGCAGAAGCAGCCACCTGCAGCGAAGGCGAAGTCACCAACTGCACCATCGCCGGCCAAACAACCGACCTCAGAATCGCCTTCAGCTTCCACTGATGCCAAACGCCGCCGCCGTCGTCGTAATACGGGTAAATAG
- a CDS encoding MBL fold metallo-hydrolase encodes MEVFTVDNHIWAIDHELLGIPGVGVTYVVRGEEIALVETGTALTVPQTLAGLDALDIPREAVRHILCTHIHMDHCGGSGHLAAALPNATVYIHSSVAEHLVNPTKLMASVRRAVGEEAWPLHGELLPIPAERIRPAEHLHLDLGRDVVLEAIATPGHSPDHLSYRDLKSGGLFIGDAAGLIMERWGLVFPVTPVPTYNLEAHLQTITMLRTLNLPRIYVTHYGPHDDVDRQLSYAAERIAELADLVRRALTDGDPDVEVLAARWLPYPDNGPAGVVARSWSRMSVAGMIRYELKRRQSSPS; translated from the coding sequence ATGGAAGTCTTCACAGTTGACAATCACATCTGGGCAATTGATCACGAGTTGTTGGGCATTCCCGGTGTCGGCGTGACATATGTTGTGCGCGGTGAAGAAATTGCGCTGGTCGAAACGGGCACGGCATTAACCGTACCCCAGACGCTGGCCGGACTTGACGCCTTGGACATTCCCCGCGAAGCGGTGCGCCATATTCTCTGCACCCACATCCACATGGATCACTGTGGTGGTTCTGGGCATCTCGCTGCAGCACTACCGAACGCTACTGTGTACATTCACAGCAGCGTAGCCGAGCATTTGGTCAACCCAACCAAACTGATGGCCAGTGTACGCCGGGCCGTAGGTGAAGAGGCATGGCCATTACACGGTGAATTGCTCCCCATTCCCGCCGAGCGGATCCGTCCGGCTGAGCACCTCCATCTCGATCTCGGTCGGGATGTCGTGTTGGAAGCTATTGCTACACCGGGCCATTCACCCGATCACCTCTCATATCGCGATCTCAAAAGCGGAGGCCTCTTCATCGGCGACGCAGCAGGTTTGATCATGGAACGATGGGGGCTTGTCTTTCCGGTCACGCCGGTACCGACCTACAACCTCGAAGCACACCTGCAGACCATCACGATGTTGCGGACCCTCAACCTGCCGCGCATTTATGTCACCCATTACGGTCCCCATGATGATGTTGATCGTCAATTAAGCTATGCGGCGGAACGAATAGCGGAATTGGCCGACCTCGTCCGGCGCGCCCTCACCGACGGCGATCCTGATGTCGAGGTATTAGCAGCACGCTGGTTACCCTACCCCGATAACGGCCCCGCCGGCGTCGTCGCCCGGAGCTGGTCACGAATGAGCGTAGCCGGCATGATCCGTTACGAATTGAAACGCCGCCAATCCTCCCCGTCATAA
- a CDS encoding ATP-dependent helicase, translated as MTTTDLLANLNPQQQRAVTTVTGPVLVLAGPGSGKTRVLTHRIAYLIDEVGVDPLQILAVTFTNKAAREMRERLMALLGEAIAHDLTVGTFHSICARWLRRDIVHLGRERDFVIYDTDDQERLLKRVLRELNLNEKQHLPRAILSAISHAKNELVDPEEFARHARTYFDEIVARCYARYQALLYESNALDFDDLLGETVRLFSNYPAVLAEYHQRYRFLLVDEYQDTNRAQYLLVRALAERDRNLFVVGDEAQSIYAWRGADIRNILQFEHDYPDATVIMLEQNYRSTQAILDAAQALINASPQRKYAKRLWTTNGTGDQVVLYEAANDEDEAAFAVSEIMRLIAEGTARPGDCAIMYRMNAQSRLVEEALIQSHLPYQVIGGVRFYERKEVKDVLAYLRLVANPYDSVSLQRVINWPGRGIGERTVNELLVWATRLGVPLYQALSELADETTEYPFAARARNALLDFYRLIGEFHSLRQRMPLGELIDYLLMRIEAQATLYQEYEAEEAEDRWRNVQELRNAAINYANLPIEHQLAAFLEDIALVADTDTLDRNNDVVTCITLHQAKGLEFPYVFVLGVEEGLLPHSRSTNDRNQLEEERRLLYVGMTRAQRRLYLSYAAQRAMFGRVTVCSRSRFLADIPPTSLKLLRRRGYRAVTVSQTTMFNQRMLTPDHHDKRTTPLPLPRQAAFVPGQRVYHATFGEGIVVSSRLIEGDEEVTVRFADRERRLLASFARLQPLTDG; from the coding sequence ATGACGACCACCGACCTGCTGGCCAACCTGAACCCACAACAACAACGCGCCGTAACCACTGTTACGGGGCCGGTATTGGTGTTGGCCGGGCCGGGTAGTGGCAAAACGCGCGTTCTCACCCACCGCATCGCCTACCTGATTGACGAAGTTGGCGTTGATCCGCTTCAGATTTTGGCCGTCACCTTCACCAACAAAGCGGCCCGCGAAATGCGCGAGCGCCTGATGGCACTGCTCGGCGAAGCCATCGCCCACGACCTGACCGTCGGGACCTTCCATTCCATCTGCGCTCGCTGGCTACGCCGTGATATTGTTCATCTGGGTCGTGAACGCGATTTTGTCATCTATGACACCGATGATCAAGAACGCCTGCTCAAACGGGTATTGCGAGAGCTAAACCTCAACGAGAAACAACATCTACCCCGTGCCATTCTCAGTGCTATTTCGCATGCCAAGAACGAGCTTGTTGATCCAGAGGAGTTTGCCCGCCACGCACGCACCTATTTCGACGAGATAGTAGCACGCTGCTACGCCCGTTATCAAGCTCTCCTCTACGAAAGTAACGCACTCGACTTTGACGATCTCCTTGGCGAGACGGTGCGTTTGTTTAGCAACTATCCGGCGGTATTGGCCGAATATCACCAACGCTACCGCTTTTTGCTGGTTGATGAATATCAAGATACCAACCGTGCGCAGTATTTGCTGGTACGCGCGTTGGCCGAACGCGACCGTAATCTGTTCGTGGTTGGTGATGAGGCGCAGAGCATCTATGCGTGGCGCGGGGCCGATATTCGCAACATTTTGCAATTCGAGCACGATTATCCCGATGCGACGGTGATCATGCTCGAACAAAATTATCGTAGTACGCAGGCAATCCTCGACGCTGCCCAAGCGCTGATCAACGCTAGTCCACAACGTAAGTATGCAAAACGGCTCTGGACGACAAACGGAACGGGTGATCAGGTCGTGCTGTATGAAGCAGCGAATGATGAAGACGAAGCCGCGTTCGCCGTTAGTGAAATAATGCGCCTCATTGCCGAAGGCACAGCGCGGCCCGGTGATTGTGCAATTATGTACCGAATGAACGCACAATCGCGTCTGGTAGAAGAGGCGTTAATCCAGTCACACCTCCCCTATCAAGTAATCGGTGGGGTGCGCTTCTACGAGCGTAAAGAGGTGAAAGATGTGCTTGCCTACTTACGCCTGGTCGCGAATCCCTACGACAGTGTGAGTCTGCAACGAGTGATCAATTGGCCGGGACGCGGGATTGGCGAACGCACGGTCAACGAATTACTTGTGTGGGCAACTCGGCTTGGTGTCCCACTGTATCAGGCGCTCAGTGAACTGGCCGATGAGACGACCGAATACCCTTTTGCTGCACGCGCACGAAACGCACTGCTCGATTTTTACCGGCTCATCGGCGAATTTCACAGCCTTCGCCAACGCATGCCGCTTGGTGAACTGATCGATTACCTGTTGATGCGCATCGAAGCTCAAGCGACATTGTATCAAGAGTACGAAGCGGAGGAAGCCGAAGATCGCTGGCGCAACGTGCAAGAGTTGCGCAACGCAGCGATCAATTACGCTAATCTACCGATTGAACATCAATTAGCAGCATTTCTCGAAGATATTGCGTTGGTCGCCGATACCGACACGCTCGACCGCAACAATGATGTGGTGACGTGCATCACCCTCCATCAGGCCAAAGGTCTTGAGTTTCCGTATGTCTTTGTGCTTGGGGTAGAAGAGGGCTTACTTCCGCACAGTCGGTCTACCAATGATCGCAACCAACTGGAAGAAGAACGACGCTTGCTCTACGTGGGAATGACGCGGGCGCAACGCCGGTTGTATCTCAGCTATGCGGCCCAACGTGCGATGTTTGGCCGTGTAACGGTTTGTTCCCGTTCTCGCTTTTTGGCCGATATTCCCCCAACGTCACTCAAACTCTTGCGCCGCCGTGGCTATCGTGCTGTGACCGTCTCCCAGACCACGATGTTCAACCAACGCATGTTGACCCCTGATCATCACGATAAGCGCACGACACCACTGCCCCTACCGCGTCAAGCTGCCTTCGTCCCCGGTCAGCGCGTCTATCACGCAACCTTTGGTGAAGGTATTGTCGTCAGTAGTCGCCTGATCGAAGGCGACGAAGAGGTAACCGTTCGCTTTGCCGACCGTGAGCGGCGGTTGCTGGCCAGCTTTGCCCGTCTCCAACCACTCACGGACGGATAA
- the fabZ gene encoding 3-hydroxyacyl-ACP dehydratase FabZ: MLSIQEIMALIPHRYPFLLVDRIVELEPGVRAVGEKLVSANEPYFQGHFPGNPIMPGVLILEALAQTGAVAALSLPEHAGKLVLFAGIDGARFKRVVRPGDTLRLEVQLERMRRGIGKGQARATVADQLACEAELLFAVTDPTK; the protein is encoded by the coding sequence ATGCTGTCGATCCAAGAGATTATGGCGCTGATCCCACATCGCTATCCGTTCTTGCTAGTGGATCGGATTGTCGAACTCGAACCGGGGGTGCGCGCAGTCGGCGAGAAGTTGGTATCGGCCAACGAACCCTATTTTCAAGGCCATTTTCCCGGCAACCCGATTATGCCCGGCGTGTTGATACTCGAAGCACTTGCGCAGACCGGTGCAGTTGCAGCGCTCAGTCTCCCCGAACATGCCGGCAAGCTGGTGCTCTTCGCCGGAATTGACGGCGCACGGTTCAAGCGGGTGGTGCGTCCCGGTGATACCTTACGGCTTGAAGTACAACTCGAGCGTATGCGACGTGGGATTGGGAAGGGTCAGGCACGGGCGACGGTTGCCGATCAATTGGCGTGTGAGGCGGAATTGCTCTTTGCCGTGACCGATCCGACCAAGTAG
- a CDS encoding LysR family transcriptional regulator: protein MELRHLRYFEAVARHSHVTRAAAELHIAQPALSKQISQLERELGITLFDRVGRSLRLTEAGEALLPYARAVLAQVEEARAAMAERVGLKAGRVAIGAPPTVGAHLLPPLLTAFHQRYPGITLRLHEAGIQSLLDLLESGLTDLAVVALPVSDEALTVTPLLNEPLVLIVSPHHPLAGRNEVAMAELRNERWILSPASYELREATLKACRDAGFTPQTVMEGGETETLVRFVAAGLGIALVPALAVAGFHGVVSLTICDQTLTRSLGLVWRSDRTASPAARALREFLVSELQQRPLGTLIRP, encoded by the coding sequence ATGGAACTTCGTCATTTACGTTATTTTGAGGCTGTGGCCCGCCATTCACATGTGACGCGCGCAGCGGCCGAATTACACATCGCGCAGCCGGCGCTGAGCAAGCAGATTAGCCAACTTGAACGGGAGTTGGGTATTACACTGTTCGACCGGGTGGGGCGTAGCCTTCGCCTGACCGAAGCCGGTGAGGCATTGTTGCCGTATGCACGAGCGGTATTGGCTCAGGTCGAAGAGGCACGCGCTGCAATGGCCGAACGAGTTGGCTTGAAGGCCGGACGAGTGGCAATTGGCGCACCACCTACCGTCGGTGCGCATTTACTGCCGCCGCTGCTGACGGCGTTTCATCAGCGGTATCCGGGGATTACCTTGCGCTTGCACGAGGCTGGGATTCAGTCGTTGCTCGATCTGCTTGAGTCGGGTTTGACCGATCTGGCGGTCGTGGCGTTGCCGGTGAGCGATGAAGCGTTGACGGTGACACCGTTGCTCAATGAACCGCTGGTGTTGATTGTTAGCCCGCATCACCCGCTGGCCGGGCGCAACGAGGTGGCGATGGCCGAGTTGCGTAACGAACGTTGGATTCTCTCACCGGCAAGCTATGAGTTGCGCGAAGCAACGCTGAAGGCGTGCCGTGATGCCGGTTTTACCCCGCAGACAGTGATGGAGGGTGGCGAGACCGAAACACTTGTACGATTTGTCGCCGCCGGGTTGGGAATTGCTCTAGTGCCGGCGCTGGCAGTGGCCGGTTTTCATGGCGTGGTCAGTTTGACCATCTGCGATCAGACCCTGACTCGCTCGTTGGGTCTGGTCTGGCGGAGCGATCGCACCGCTTCACCTGCTGCACGCGCGCTCCGTGAGTTTTTGGTGAGCGAACTGCAACAACGTCCGCTAGGAACGCTTATCCGTCCGTGA